Part of the Nicotiana sylvestris chromosome 5, ASM39365v2, whole genome shotgun sequence genome is shown below.
GAATAAGCACTTAATTTCTCCAGTTTGTCAGAAGGTATCTTTCTATTTTTTCGCCCTTCCATTGAGAAATGGTACTAAAAGAGAGCGCATATTTTTATTACTACTGAAAATGGCAGAAAACACCTTTTACCTTAGAGCATTAAAAAGGGTAATCATCACATTATGCTCATTTTAATTGGGGGAAAAAATGAAATACAGAAATTACATTTAGTACATAGTGCTCTGTATGAATAGAGCATTGACGAACAAGCTTAGACAGAATTTGATTGCCATGTTAACTGTTATCTAGTCAAATACTGAATATcttggtacaaatatatgttccTTTAAGAGCAGCAGCAGAATCTAGAGCATACACAAAGATACCTTAGAGCTACTGCGCTCTGGCAACTGGCTCCAATGCTTCAATAGTCAGCACGCTATTACCGCGAATTACCTGAAAGAGAAATTAAGGACCAGCTTAAGTTCACTTATGGGACATCTATCCTTATGGAGCTTTTCCAGATTTAAGAATAACAGTTAAAACAACAAAATCTCATCAAATTAGAAAAATCAAATGCCGTTCCAAAGGAAATAGGCTTGTTGATTATATATTAACAGTTACATCTGCATAAACAGATGTTAGATCCAAACATCCAGAGGTGAATCGCAAAGAGgaagggagaaaaagaaaagggaataaGAGACTCACCACCATGCCAATTTCATTCTTCTCATTGCCATTAACTTCAACGGTGTTGTCAATGACCAAATTCATGAACTGATCAAACCCACGAAGAGTGCCGACGACTAAGCGGTTGGCATTCAGCTTGACTGTAAAAGATAAAAAGCATTACTCAAATGTGATAGCAACCTCATAAGGCAATAACTAACAGAGGAAtgtaaattttaaaaaaacataTGCAGACCATAAAAGTTGATTCTCACTTTACAGAGAAATTTTAAAAAA
Proteins encoded:
- the LOC104221500 gene encoding probable small nuclear ribonucleoprotein G, producing the protein MSRSGQPPDLKKYMDKQLQIKLNANRLVVGTLRGFDQFMNLVIDNTVEVNGNEKNEIGMVVIRGNSVLTIEALEPVARAQ